In Aquimarina spinulae, a single window of DNA contains:
- a CDS encoding M23 family metallopeptidase, translating to MNKILMLIIVLTFISCKNRNETSSLAIDENQDPYQIYTSLFKENPEFIASDFDFPIGKPNAEGYYNAQKFRENNHLGDDWNGTGGGNTDLGDPIYTIANGYVSFAKDIKGGWGNVIRVIHRYKGKYYESVYAHCDSILVKEGDFVKKGALIATIGNANGIYLAHLHLEIRDDIFMDIGGGYANDRSGYLDPTKFINNN from the coding sequence ATGAATAAAATCCTGATGCTGATTATAGTTTTAACCTTTATTTCCTGTAAAAACAGAAATGAAACATCTAGCCTTGCTATAGATGAAAATCAAGATCCTTATCAGATCTACACCTCTCTTTTTAAGGAAAATCCAGAATTTATCGCTTCTGATTTTGATTTTCCAATTGGTAAACCAAATGCTGAGGGCTATTATAATGCCCAAAAATTTAGAGAAAACAATCACTTAGGTGATGACTGGAATGGTACTGGAGGAGGTAATACAGATCTGGGAGATCCCATATATACCATTGCTAATGGATATGTTTCCTTTGCTAAGGATATTAAAGGAGGTTGGGGTAATGTTATAAGAGTAATACATAGATACAAAGGAAAATATTATGAATCTGTATATGCACATTGCGATTCTATACTTGTAAAAGAAGGAGATTTTGTAAAAAAAGGTGCTTTAATAGCAACTATAGGTAATGCAAATGGCATATATTTGGCCCATTTGCACCTAGAAATCAGAGATGATATTTTTATGGATATCGGTGGTGGATACGCAAATGACAGATCTGGATATCTGGATCCTACAAAATTTATAAATAATAATTAA
- a CDS encoding ankyrin repeat domain-containing protein, whose protein sequence is MEGQKPITIELFELVDKRKYSSDDITKIKLLLEEGADVNYQEPEYPFETILYRVISSWKKEERLEVVKLLRSYNVDVNVECDIFLPIEHAARKGDEKVVEFLLENGADEGLQATLKIAIEGDHMEIAKILIDTGIDLDMHEGLDVPFLNYCTEPYRIRDRKKEYDILPGVTIAKFLIDRGANPNGLPNSSLAPLQNAVNNDFFELVELLFDNGIESITEENPILLMVQSVEMAKILLQKGANINVRSEKYRGSTPLISSVSKENRSLIEFFIEEKANLYLVDNDGFTAFHQAVLLEDINLIKYLADYYNIKKCDEIYSLLSIVDSISVKKIIEELLSDT, encoded by the coding sequence ATGGAAGGACAGAAACCAATCACAATAGAATTATTTGAGCTTGTAGACAAAAGAAAGTATAGCTCTGATGACATAACAAAAATTAAATTGTTATTAGAAGAAGGAGCAGATGTTAATTATCAGGAGCCTGAATACCCTTTTGAAACTATACTTTATAGAGTTATTTCTTCCTGGAAAAAAGAAGAAAGGTTAGAGGTTGTGAAACTTCTGCGGTCTTATAATGTAGATGTAAATGTAGAGTGCGATATTTTTTTACCAATAGAGCATGCAGCTCGAAAAGGGGATGAAAAAGTAGTTGAATTTTTATTAGAAAATGGAGCAGATGAAGGTTTGCAGGCAACCTTGAAAATAGCAATTGAAGGAGATCATATGGAAATTGCAAAAATATTGATTGATACAGGTATTGATCTTGATATGCATGAAGGATTAGATGTGCCTTTTCTAAATTATTGCACAGAGCCATATCGAATAAGAGATAGAAAAAAAGAATATGATATTCTACCCGGAGTAACAATTGCGAAGTTTTTGATAGATAGAGGAGCAAATCCTAATGGTTTACCCAATTCATCTCTAGCTCCCCTACAGAATGCAGTAAATAACGATTTTTTTGAATTAGTAGAATTATTATTCGATAATGGAATTGAATCCATAACAGAAGAAAATCCTATATTACTCATGGTGCAATCTGTAGAAATGGCTAAAATTTTATTGCAGAAGGGAGCAAATATTAATGTTCGAAGTGAAAAATATAGAGGATCGACGCCTTTGATTTCAAGTGTGAGTAAAGAAAATAGAAGTTTAATAGAATTCTTTATTGAAGAAAAAGCAAACTTATACTTAGTAGATAATGATGGTTTTACAGCTTTTCATCAAGCAGTTTTATTAGAAGATATCAATTTGATAAAATATCTGGCAGACTATTATAATATTAAAAAATGTGATGAAATTTATTCTCTATTGTCTATAGTCGATTCGATTTCGGTAAAGAAAATAATAGAAGAACTACTAAGTGATACTTAA
- a CDS encoding exonuclease domain-containing protein: protein MYAILDIETTGGKYNEEGITEIAIYKFDGHDVVDQFISLVNPERPIQPFVANLTGINNQMLRNAPKFYEVAKRIVEITTDCIIVAHNSSFDYRILRTEFSRLGFEFERQSLCTVELSKKLIPDQQSYSLGKLVRGLGIPLSDRHRANGDALATVKLFKLLLTKDIEKKIITETVRTETKRQVDDKLLRLIEDAPAATGVYYMHRENGTIIYIGKSKNIKKRLNQHFTNDNRKSKRIQEEVVSVTYENTGSELLALLKESEEIKRNKPKYNRALRKTKFDQALYQFTDDNGYINFKVQKADHRKISITTFSNKQQAKTYMHRWTEEYNLCQKLMGLDNGESNCFNYTIKQCHGACIYNEPAEEYNIRAQKLIFNTSFQSQDMIIVDRGRDIDEQSVILVEEGKFKGIGYFNLNHQINNIEILRSIITPMTHNRDAQHIIQSYVRTHKRLKIIKLQKNV from the coding sequence ATGTATGCAATTTTAGATATTGAAACAACCGGAGGAAAATATAATGAAGAAGGAATTACTGAAATTGCTATTTATAAATTTGACGGACATGATGTAGTGGACCAGTTTATAAGTCTGGTTAATCCCGAACGTCCCATACAGCCATTTGTAGCTAATCTTACCGGGATAAACAATCAGATGCTTCGCAATGCACCCAAGTTTTATGAAGTAGCCAAAAGAATTGTTGAAATTACTACCGACTGTATTATTGTTGCACATAACTCTAGTTTTGATTACAGAATTTTAAGAACCGAATTCTCGAGATTAGGATTCGAATTCGAACGGCAATCTTTATGTACTGTAGAGCTTTCTAAAAAATTAATCCCAGATCAACAATCGTATAGCTTAGGCAAACTTGTTCGAGGACTTGGCATCCCTCTTTCTGACAGGCACCGAGCCAATGGTGATGCCCTGGCTACAGTAAAATTATTTAAACTCTTACTCACAAAAGATATAGAGAAAAAAATAATTACAGAAACCGTTAGAACAGAGACTAAACGCCAGGTCGATGATAAGCTTCTTAGATTAATTGAAGACGCTCCTGCAGCAACAGGAGTATATTATATGCATCGTGAAAACGGGACTATTATATATATTGGAAAAAGTAAAAACATAAAAAAACGCCTCAATCAACATTTTACAAACGACAATAGAAAATCTAAAAGAATACAAGAAGAAGTTGTTAGTGTAACGTATGAAAATACAGGAAGTGAGCTTTTAGCATTACTAAAAGAAAGTGAAGAGATAAAACGTAACAAACCAAAATATAATAGAGCACTGCGTAAAACAAAATTTGATCAAGCCCTATACCAATTTACAGATGACAATGGGTATATAAATTTCAAAGTTCAAAAAGCAGATCATCGTAAAATAAGCATCACCACTTTTTCTAATAAACAACAAGCTAAGACTTACATGCATCGATGGACAGAAGAGTATAATTTATGCCAAAAATTAATGGGGCTGGATAATGGCGAAAGCAATTGTTTTAACTACACTATAAAACAGTGTCATGGCGCTTGTATTTATAATGAACCTGCAGAAGAATATAATATTAGGGCACAAAAACTTATTTTCAATACCTCGTTTCAAAGTCAGGATATGATCATTGTGGATCGAGGAAGAGATATTGACGAACAAAGTGTAATATTGGTTGAAGAAGGAAAATTTAAAGGTATAGGATACTTCAATCTAAATCATCAAATCAATAATATAGAGATTTTACGCTCTATTATTACCCCAATGACCCATAATAGAGATGCCCAACACATTATCCAAAGTTATGTGCGCACACATAAAAGACTAAAGATTATCAAACTACAAAAAAATGTATAG
- a CDS encoding jacalin-like lectin, with product MKKLFFLTVLALFSFMISCQKDEIKEGVENTQELPIYDDTNSLSVEWESFPKELKNAIPFEENVTESSGKAYSYSIGPFGGNGGSAFSVNPPSGTRIHAIAMRTGSRVDKLIVYYKSPSGTIYTGVNRGGNGGSYYLHFFSSDEYIKRISGRSGSRLDKLTIYTNKKTFTHGGNGGSYFNASIPPSGFEILGFYGRSGSNIDRIGFYVHTL from the coding sequence ATGAAAAAATTATTTTTTTTAACAGTATTAGCACTGTTCAGTTTTATGATCTCATGTCAGAAAGATGAGATAAAAGAAGGTGTAGAAAATACCCAGGAATTACCTATTTATGATGATACTAATTCTTTATCGGTAGAATGGGAGAGCTTCCCTAAGGAATTAAAAAATGCTATCCCTTTTGAGGAGAATGTAACAGAAAGTAGTGGTAAGGCATATTCGTACTCTATTGGCCCTTTTGGAGGTAATGGAGGTAGTGCTTTTAGCGTAAACCCTCCTAGTGGAACAAGAATTCATGCAATTGCCATGCGAACAGGTAGTAGGGTAGATAAATTGATCGTTTACTATAAATCACCTTCTGGTACTATTTATACAGGTGTGAATAGAGGTGGTAATGGAGGGAGTTATTACCTTCATTTTTTTAGCAGTGATGAGTATATAAAACGAATTTCAGGAAGAAGTGGGAGTCGTTTGGATAAGTTAACTATCTATACTAATAAAAAAACATTTACCCATGGTGGTAATGGAGGTAGTTATTTTAATGCTTCAATCCCGCCTAGTGGGTTTGAAATATTAGGTTTCTATGGCCGTTCAGGATCAAATATTGATAGAATTGGGTTTTATGTTCATACCTTATAA
- a CDS encoding 3-hydroxybutyryl-CoA dehydrogenase, which yields MKNIAVIGAGTMGNGIAHTFAQKGFKVQLIDISQQSLDKGLATITKNLDRMIAKEKISEADKEATLANISTYTNIKEGVEYAGLVVEAATENVDLKLKIFKELSEACPEDTILASNTSSISITQIAAVTNRPEMVIGMHFMNPVPIMKLVEIIRGYNTSDEVTSTIMELSKTLGKIPVEVNDYPGFVANRILMPMINESIETLYNGVAGVSEIDTVMKLGMAHPMGPLQLADFIGLDVCLSILNVMYDGFKNPKYAPCPLLVNMVMAGKLGVKSGEGFYDYSESRKAENVSKQFI from the coding sequence ATGAAAAACATTGCAGTAATCGGTGCAGGAACTATGGGGAATGGTATTGCACATACTTTTGCTCAAAAAGGCTTTAAAGTACAGCTTATTGATATTTCTCAGCAATCTTTGGATAAAGGTTTAGCTACAATCACAAAGAATTTAGACAGGATGATTGCTAAAGAAAAAATATCAGAAGCCGATAAAGAAGCTACACTTGCCAATATCTCTACTTATACAAACATCAAAGAAGGAGTAGAATATGCAGGTCTTGTCGTTGAAGCCGCTACAGAAAATGTAGATTTAAAGCTAAAAATTTTCAAAGAGCTTAGTGAGGCATGTCCAGAAGATACAATCTTAGCTTCTAATACTTCATCAATATCGATTACACAAATTGCTGCTGTAACCAATCGTCCTGAGATGGTTATAGGTATGCATTTTATGAATCCCGTGCCTATTATGAAATTAGTTGAGATCATTAGAGGGTACAACACCTCTGATGAAGTAACTTCTACTATCATGGAACTCTCTAAAACACTAGGTAAAATCCCTGTAGAAGTAAATGATTACCCTGGATTTGTAGCAAATCGTATCCTCATGCCAATGATTAATGAATCAATAGAAACTCTATATAATGGTGTCGCAGGAGTATCAGAGATTGATACCGTTATGAAATTAGGAATGGCGCATCCTATGGGGCCATTACAATTAGCAGATTTTATTGGTCTTGATGTTTGCCTTTCTATTCTTAATGTAATGTATGATGGTTTCAAAAACCCAAAATATGCTCCTTGCCCATTATTAGTTAATATGGTTATGGCCGGTAAACTCGGAGTAAAAAGTGGAGAAGGATTCTATGATTATTCTGAAAGCAGAAAAGCAGAAAACGTATCTAAGCAGTTTATATAG
- a CDS encoding protein-L-isoaspartate(D-aspartate) O-methyltransferase → MKDTLRHAGKRKQLVDVLIKKGIKNKTVLSAIGKIPRHLFMDSGFEDHAYQDKAFPIAADQTISQPYTVAFQTELLEIKKGDKVLEIGTGSGYQTAVLCEMGSKVYSIERQKELFKKTKLFLSKLGYRPKHLSFGDGYKGLAEHAPYNGIIVTAGAPFVPKPLLGQLQINGRLVIPVGEDVQIMTLFIRKSETEFEKREFGEFRFVPLLEDKN, encoded by the coding sequence GTGAAAGATACCCTTAGACATGCCGGAAAAAGAAAACAATTAGTAGATGTATTGATTAAAAAAGGAATCAAAAATAAAACGGTGTTATCTGCTATTGGAAAGATACCCAGACACTTATTTATGGATTCTGGTTTTGAAGATCACGCATATCAGGATAAAGCTTTTCCGATAGCAGCAGATCAAACCATTTCTCAACCCTATACTGTAGCGTTTCAAACAGAATTATTGGAAATAAAAAAAGGAGACAAGGTGTTAGAAATTGGCACTGGTTCGGGATACCAGACTGCAGTTTTATGCGAGATGGGATCAAAAGTGTATAGTATAGAACGTCAAAAAGAATTGTTTAAAAAAACAAAATTGTTTTTGTCTAAACTTGGATATAGACCAAAACACTTGTCGTTTGGAGATGGATATAAAGGCCTAGCAGAGCATGCGCCGTACAATGGAATTATAGTAACAGCAGGAGCTCCTTTTGTTCCAAAACCATTATTAGGCCAACTACAAATTAATGGCCGTCTAGTAATCCCGGTAGGAGAGGATGTACAAATAATGACACTTTTTATTCGTAAAAGCGAAACAGAGTTCGAAAAACGAGAATTTGGAGAGTTTAGATTTGTTCCTTTGTTAGAAGATAAAAATTAG
- a CDS encoding YggS family pyridoxal phosphate-dependent enzyme — protein sequence MNDIEKNLHEIKTSIPEGVTLVAVSKTKPVSDLMNAYDAGQRIFGENKIQEMTEKWETMPKDISWHMIGHVQTNKVKYMAPFVDLIHAVDSYKLLKEINKQAKKYNRTINCLIQIKIAKEESKFGLSEQDAIALLNSEEVKNLTNVNIQGLMGMATFIDDEQQIHDEFKKIASFSENIKTKYPQLKTLSIGMSGDYEMAIDCGSTMVRIGSSIFGARNYQ from the coding sequence ATGAATGATATCGAAAAAAACCTTCATGAAATAAAAACATCAATTCCTGAAGGAGTTACTCTGGTAGCAGTATCCAAAACTAAACCTGTTTCTGATCTAATGAACGCCTATGATGCTGGTCAAAGAATTTTTGGTGAAAATAAGATTCAGGAAATGACCGAAAAGTGGGAAACCATGCCAAAGGACATTAGCTGGCATATGATAGGACATGTACAAACTAATAAGGTTAAGTATATGGCTCCCTTTGTAGATCTCATTCATGCAGTAGATAGTTACAAATTGCTTAAAGAGATCAACAAACAAGCAAAAAAATACAATAGAACCATTAACTGTCTCATACAAATCAAAATTGCTAAAGAAGAAAGTAAATTTGGTTTATCAGAACAGGATGCTATCGCTTTATTAAACTCCGAAGAAGTTAAGAATTTAACCAATGTTAATATTCAAGGGCTTATGGGAATGGCAACTTTTATAGATGATGAGCAACAAATACACGATGAATTTAAAAAGATTGCTTCTTTTTCTGAAAACATAAAAACAAAATACCCTCAACTAAAAACCTTATCGATAGGTATGAGCGGAGATTACGAAATGGCTATTGACTGTGGAAGCACTATGGTTAGAATAGGAAGTTCTATTTTTGGAGCCAGAAATTACCAATAA
- a CDS encoding DUF1015 domain-containing protein: protein MAKIHPFKAIRPTRDKVNLVASRSYQSYTSFERDSRMDYNPYSFLHIVNPGYKYHKEISGEERYKLVRNRYLEFKEDQIFMQEDSPCYYIYKIVNREQESFCGIIAAASTEDYHNDVIKKHEDTLQDRESTFKEYLKTVGFNAEPVLLTYPDNDSISKIISETVGARAEYEFTTTNRDTHYLWKIEDQKSICEIQEAFSSIKTIYIADGHHRSASSHLLSQDLKENNSEHNGNEAYNFFMSYLIPESDLKIYEFNRLVKDLNGLSKEEFLIKLDEWFRIENRGPEVYRPSKPHHFSMYIDDEFYSLYLRKTTYEFTDALEELDAQILYKTVLKPILGIEDLRTDTRIEYSHGKNGIVKVKSDVDNGEYKVGFGLFPASVEQVKKIADEGLKMPPKSTYIEPKLRSGITIYEF, encoded by the coding sequence ATGGCAAAAATTCATCCGTTTAAAGCTATACGACCAACAAGAGATAAAGTAAATCTGGTTGCTTCCAGATCATATCAAAGTTACACTTCGTTTGAGCGAGATTCTAGAATGGATTACAATCCTTATTCTTTTTTACACATTGTAAATCCCGGATATAAATACCATAAGGAGATATCGGGAGAAGAACGTTATAAGTTAGTTCGAAATCGATATCTGGAGTTTAAAGAAGATCAAATTTTTATGCAAGAGGATAGTCCTTGTTATTACATTTACAAAATTGTAAATCGTGAACAAGAATCATTTTGTGGTATTATAGCTGCTGCCAGTACAGAAGATTATCATAATGATGTTATCAAAAAACATGAAGATACACTTCAAGATCGTGAAAGTACTTTTAAAGAGTATCTAAAAACGGTTGGCTTCAATGCAGAACCTGTATTACTTACCTATCCTGATAATGATTCTATTTCAAAAATTATTTCAGAAACCGTTGGAGCAAGAGCAGAATATGAATTTACAACTACAAATCGTGATACGCATTACCTATGGAAAATAGAGGATCAAAAATCTATTTGCGAGATACAAGAAGCCTTTTCTTCTATTAAAACTATATATATAGCAGATGGCCATCATCGTTCTGCCTCATCTCACCTATTATCCCAGGATTTAAAAGAAAATAACTCTGAGCATAACGGCAATGAAGCTTATAATTTTTTTATGAGCTATTTGATCCCTGAATCTGATTTGAAAATTTATGAATTTAATCGATTAGTAAAAGATTTAAACGGATTATCCAAAGAAGAATTTCTAATCAAACTAGATGAATGGTTTCGTATCGAAAATAGAGGACCAGAAGTATACAGACCTTCAAAACCTCATCATTTTAGCATGTATATTGACGATGAGTTTTATTCGTTATATCTAAGAAAAACAACTTACGAATTTACAGATGCACTAGAGGAATTAGATGCGCAGATTTTATATAAAACGGTATTAAAACCTATTTTAGGCATAGAAGATTTGCGTACAGATACTCGTATCGAATACTCACATGGTAAGAATGGAATTGTAAAAGTAAAAAGCGATGTTGATAATGGAGAATACAAAGTAGGATTTGGACTTTTTCCTGCATCTGTAGAGCAAGTCAAAAAAATTGCAGACGAAGGATTGAAAATGCCTCCAAAAAGTACATACATAGAACCAAAATTAAGAAGCGGAATCACTATTTATGAGTTTTAA
- a CDS encoding Gfo/Idh/MocA family protein — MLKAGVLGAGHLGKIHLRLLQQSENYDLIGFYDASEIQAKSIVEEFGYQLFNSIEELIDAVDVVDIVTPTFAHFDVAKQAIKAGKHVFIEKPITNTVAEAQQLIDLANAHHVKGQVGHVERFNPAYTAVASKIDNPMFIESHRLAEFNPRGTDVPVVLDLMIHDIDAILSVVHSEVKHISASGVSVISETPDIANARIEFENGCVANLTASRISLKNMRKSRFFQRDAYISVDFFEKKCEVVKMKDAPESPDDFAMILQNAEGVKKQIYFDNPNVPSNNAILDELDTFAEAIKNDTTPVVSLEQGKKALEVALKIIDCFTH; from the coding sequence ATGCTCAAAGCCGGAGTACTCGGTGCGGGACACCTTGGTAAAATCCATTTACGTCTTCTACAACAATCAGAAAATTATGACCTTATAGGTTTCTACGATGCTAGCGAAATTCAAGCTAAATCCATAGTAGAAGAATTTGGTTATCAACTCTTTAACTCTATTGAAGAATTAATTGATGCTGTAGATGTAGTTGATATTGTTACCCCAACTTTTGCTCATTTTGATGTAGCTAAGCAAGCAATAAAAGCAGGCAAACACGTCTTTATAGAAAAACCAATTACTAATACTGTAGCAGAAGCCCAACAACTTATTGATTTGGCAAATGCGCATCATGTAAAAGGACAAGTAGGACATGTAGAACGTTTTAATCCTGCATACACTGCAGTCGCCAGTAAGATTGACAATCCAATGTTTATCGAATCTCACAGATTAGCAGAATTTAACCCCAGGGGTACAGATGTCCCTGTAGTTCTTGATCTTATGATTCATGATATAGATGCTATACTAAGTGTAGTGCACTCTGAAGTAAAACATATTAGTGCCAGTGGAGTATCTGTAATTAGTGAAACTCCTGATATCGCTAATGCTAGAATAGAATTTGAAAATGGTTGTGTAGCTAACCTTACTGCCAGTAGAATTTCTCTTAAGAATATGCGAAAATCCAGGTTTTTTCAGCGCGATGCCTATATCTCGGTTGATTTCTTTGAAAAAAAATGCGAGGTCGTAAAGATGAAAGATGCCCCCGAAAGTCCAGATGATTTTGCTATGATATTGCAAAATGCTGAAGGTGTGAAAAAACAAATTTATTTTGACAACCCTAATGTTCCTTCTAATAATGCAATATTAGATGAATTAGACACCTTTGCAGAAGCCATAAAAAATGATACTACACCTGTAGTATCGCTGGAGCAAGGAAAAAAAGCATTAGAAGTTGCCTTAAAAATCATTGATTGCTTTACTCATTAA
- a CDS encoding DUF3857 domain-containing protein codes for MYRTLFFVFLTTFSFLISAQEAYNDKNMVVSMIDLQSTTYKKDSTATAFFIYEKGFSRVENGGGYDLLTDYEAKVKILNEQGFGHATIKVLLYRNKRDKESFNNLVAYTYNLEQGKIIKTKVEKDQIYYEKHDQNFTSVKFTFSNIKPGSVLTYKYQVESPFMYNFNGWEFQDDIPKMYSEFIADLPGNYVYNIKLVGTLKLNTSESTIKKNCLQASGLGSADCSHNTYIMKDIPAFKEEKYMTAKSNYFSRIEYELKEFKGFDGVNNKYTETWKNVDIKLKKEIAIGVQLKKTGITKNILPDTIQSMPNNVIKAKAIYRYIADHYKWNKKNDIFKGNSISEVINSKSGNVSGINILLHNTLKQQQFKVYPVLLSTRNNGYATTIHPVISDFNYLITQLTIEDETFLLDATENNLAFGEVPFRCLNVHGRLLDFKNGSSWIDIKPAKRSLIFHKEELKLNEKLELDGKAKHVFAGYHGYYKRKELDQVNKQSYLDLRKKKNSEVKITNISIKDEKDYEKPFEEEFQFTRNTETIDNTIYIKPFTLPFFKETPFKLNQRTYPVDFGYPDSYTYLVSIELSKNYEFVDIPNNSLYAIPNHLGQVGVNFQKNEKKLIITHRITFNSSYYPVEYYKTLKEFFNLIIEIENNTLIAVRRVH; via the coding sequence ATGTATAGAACTCTATTCTTTGTATTTTTAACCACTTTCTCTTTTTTAATAAGCGCTCAAGAAGCTTACAATGATAAAAATATGGTTGTGAGCATGATTGATTTACAAAGTACAACATATAAAAAAGACAGTACCGCAACTGCATTTTTTATATACGAAAAAGGGTTTAGCAGAGTAGAAAATGGTGGTGGTTATGATTTGTTAACAGATTATGAAGCAAAAGTCAAAATATTAAATGAGCAAGGGTTTGGTCATGCTACGATAAAAGTTCTTTTATACAGAAATAAAAGGGACAAAGAATCTTTCAATAATCTTGTAGCATACACTTATAATCTGGAACAAGGTAAGATTATTAAAACCAAAGTAGAAAAAGACCAAATTTATTATGAAAAACATGATCAAAACTTCACTTCTGTAAAATTTACATTTTCTAATATAAAGCCAGGATCTGTACTTACTTATAAATACCAGGTAGAATCTCCTTTTATGTATAATTTTAATGGATGGGAATTTCAAGATGATATTCCAAAAATGTATAGTGAGTTTATAGCTGATCTACCCGGTAATTATGTCTACAATATAAAACTCGTAGGAACTCTAAAACTAAATACCAGTGAATCTACTATTAAAAAAAATTGTCTCCAAGCATCAGGTTTAGGATCTGCTGATTGTTCTCATAACACATATATCATGAAAGATATTCCTGCTTTCAAAGAAGAAAAATATATGACAGCAAAGAGCAATTATTTTTCTCGTATTGAGTATGAATTAAAAGAATTTAAAGGATTTGATGGGGTCAATAATAAATATACCGAAACATGGAAAAATGTTGATATCAAATTAAAAAAAGAAATAGCCATTGGAGTACAACTTAAAAAAACGGGGATTACTAAAAATATTCTTCCCGATACTATACAATCAATGCCTAATAACGTGATCAAAGCAAAAGCAATATATCGCTATATTGCTGATCATTATAAATGGAACAAAAAGAATGACATTTTTAAAGGTAACTCTATTTCTGAAGTAATTAACTCTAAATCAGGTAATGTCTCTGGTATAAATATTTTATTACATAACACACTGAAACAACAACAATTTAAAGTTTATCCTGTATTACTATCAACAAGGAATAATGGCTACGCTACAACTATACACCCTGTAATCTCTGATTTTAATTACTTAATTACACAATTAACTATCGAAGATGAAACATTTCTTCTAGATGCTACAGAAAATAATTTAGCGTTCGGAGAAGTACCTTTTAGATGCTTAAACGTGCATGGTAGGTTATTAGATTTTAAAAATGGTAGTTCCTGGATAGATATAAAACCCGCAAAACGTTCTTTAATTTTTCATAAAGAAGAATTAAAACTAAATGAAAAATTAGAATTAGACGGTAAAGCAAAACACGTTTTCGCTGGTTACCATGGATACTACAAGAGAAAAGAACTGGATCAGGTAAACAAACAAAGTTATTTAGACTTAAGGAAAAAGAAAAACTCCGAAGTAAAAATAACCAACATTAGCATTAAAGATGAGAAGGATTATGAAAAACCATTTGAAGAAGAATTTCAATTTACAAGAAATACAGAAACAATAGATAACACGATTTACATAAAACCATTTACTCTACCTTTTTTCAAAGAAACTCCTTTCAAACTTAATCAAAGAACATATCCTGTTGATTTTGGCTATCCAGATTCATATACATACCTAGTTTCTATCGAGTTATCCAAAAATTATGAATTTGTCGACATACCAAATAATTCTTTGTATGCTATTCCTAATCATCTAGGTCAGGTAGGTGTCAATTTTCAGAAAAATGAAAAAAAATTAATTATTACCCATAGAATAACATTTAATTCTTCATATTACCCTGTAGAATACTATAAAACACTTAAAGAATTTTTTAATCTTATTATTGAAATAGAAAATAATACTCTTATCGCCGTTAGAAGGGTACATTAG